One genomic segment of Erysipelotrichaceae bacterium 66202529 includes these proteins:
- a CDS encoding GNAT family N-acetyltransferase: MEFRRIKAEDYKDIHTLNEKLGYSYDVEKVYDRIISILETGSDIITVAEDEGNVIGYIHGAPYETLYSDKLINIVAFVVSDDYAENVEVRQIYDVFEERVRKNGYCGLRMTASVKRENLFNLLCQHGFESHRDLKHYLKIF, translated from the coding sequence ATGGAATTCAGAAGAATTAAAGCAGAGGATTATAAAGACATCCATACACTGAATGAGAAGCTGGGGTATTCTTATGATGTGGAAAAGGTGTATGACAGAATTATTTCTATTCTGGAAACAGGCAGTGACATCATCACTGTTGCTGAGGATGAAGGAAATGTAATCGGCTATATTCACGGGGCACCGTATGAAACATTATATTCTGATAAACTGATCAATATTGTTGCGTTTGTTGTCAGTGATGACTATGCCGAAAATGTAGAGGTACGTCAGATTTATGATGTGTTTGAGGAACGTGTACGGAAAAATGGATATTGCGGTCTGCGTATGACGGCAAGTGTGAAGCGGGAGAATTTGTTCAATTTATTGTGTCAGCATGGCTTTGAAAGTCATCGGGATTTAAAGCATTATTTGAAAATTTTCTAA
- the msrB gene encoding peptide-methionine (R)-S-oxide reductase MsrB — translation MTLLIIAAAIIILLLYIFTKKSERPVRRENLQVDFQQDEAEIFLAGGCFWGVQKFLSTIEGVRFTECGYANGRTENPTYEDVCTKDTGFAECVHVLYDRHMVTLEELLEQFYTIIDPISKNRQGNDIGTQYRTGIYYTDPKDAEKISRSLDKLQNTCNQPVAIEHCSLENFYSAETCHQDYLDKHPDGYYHIPRSKFERKDANSVRFSVPDKQELKQMLTPEQYAVTQENATERPYRNAYWDTFEKGIYVDVVSGEPLFASTDKFVSGCGWPSFTKPISKALLKEKSDVSAGMHRTEVRSSLSDAHLGHVFEDGPQHYGGMRYCINSAALRFIPLHEMEEQGYGDYLYLLQSEE, via the coding sequence ATGACACTTTTGATAATTGCGGCAGCAATCATTATACTTCTGTTATATATATTTACCAAAAAGAGCGAGCGGCCGGTACGCAGAGAAAATTTACAGGTGGATTTTCAACAGGATGAAGCTGAGATTTTTCTTGCGGGAGGCTGTTTCTGGGGCGTACAAAAATTTCTTTCCACCATAGAGGGAGTGCGGTTTACAGAATGCGGATATGCAAACGGCAGGACAGAGAATCCGACCTATGAGGATGTATGTACAAAGGATACAGGCTTTGCGGAATGTGTGCATGTTCTTTATGACCGCCATATGGTAACCTTAGAGGAGCTTTTGGAGCAGTTTTACACAATCATTGATCCGATTTCTAAAAACAGGCAGGGAAACGATATCGGCACACAGTATCGAACAGGTATCTATTATACAGATCCAAAGGACGCAGAGAAAATCAGCCGATCTTTGGATAAACTTCAGAATACATGTAATCAGCCAGTTGCAATCGAGCATTGCTCACTTGAAAATTTTTATTCGGCAGAGACCTGTCATCAGGATTATCTGGATAAGCATCCGGATGGATACTATCATATACCAAGGTCAAAATTTGAGAGGAAGGATGCAAATTCAGTACGCTTTAGCGTCCCTGATAAGCAAGAGTTGAAACAGATGCTGACGCCGGAGCAGTATGCAGTTACACAGGAAAATGCAACAGAGCGACCGTATCGCAATGCCTACTGGGATACCTTTGAAAAAGGGATTTATGTGGATGTTGTCAGTGGAGAACCTCTGTTTGCCTCAACAGATAAGTTTGTTTCTGGCTGCGGCTGGCCAAGCTTTACGAAGCCGATCAGCAAAGCATTACTCAAAGAGAAAAGCGATGTAAGTGCTGGAATGCATCGCACAGAAGTGAGAAGCTCTCTTTCTGATGCACATCTTGGCCATGTGTTTGAGGACGGCCCGCAGCATTATGGAGGGATGCGCTATTGTATTAACAGCGCAGCGTTAAGGTTTATACCTCTGCATGAAATGGAGGAACAGGGCTATGGAGATTATCTGTATCTCTTACAATCAGAAGAATAG
- a CDS encoding AAA family ATPase: MKQPLAFRMRPQHLDDIIGQQHLIGEGKVLRRCIMEKRLFSMIFYGPPGTGKTTLAMVLANELELPYRLFNAVTGNKKDLETIFQEAKFYEGLIVIIDEVHRLNKDKQDLLLPHVENGNITLIGATTSNPLHAINPAIRSRCHLFEIKQAEQEDIEHALKKAIHHPDGLSDSVQIEEEALHIIARHSNGDIRYALNILEICAIACEGTITQELVSQYSQFPNMSMDSDGDGYYDVLSGFQKSIRGSDVDAALYYLGIMIEANDMESIERRLLVTAYEDIGLGNPAAVARCATAIDAAKRVGFPEARIILAAAIIDLTLSPKSKSAEHAIDAAMSTLRHTSYSVPDYLRFTPVHMDDDEKYDYERSDLWNRIQYLPDRLKNKRFYEPELTSSYEKILAQNLEKLRRVPRSSNLKELKKKS, encoded by the coding sequence ATGAAGCAGCCACTGGCGTTTCGAATGCGTCCGCAGCATCTGGATGATATTATCGGGCAGCAGCATCTGATTGGCGAAGGCAAGGTTCTTCGCAGATGTATCATGGAAAAACGATTATTCTCCATGATTTTCTATGGCCCTCCAGGTACCGGTAAAACAACGCTTGCCATGGTGCTGGCAAATGAGCTGGAGCTGCCCTACCGCCTGTTTAATGCGGTAACCGGAAATAAAAAAGATCTTGAAACCATCTTCCAGGAAGCTAAGTTTTATGAGGGACTTATTGTTATTATAGATGAGGTTCACCGGTTAAATAAGGATAAACAGGATTTACTGCTGCCACATGTCGAAAACGGGAATATCACACTCATCGGCGCAACGACAAGCAATCCGCTTCACGCGATCAATCCGGCAATCCGTTCTCGCTGTCATTTATTCGAAATCAAGCAGGCAGAGCAGGAGGATATCGAGCACGCATTGAAAAAAGCAATCCATCATCCGGATGGACTTTCTGACAGTGTACAGATTGAGGAAGAAGCCCTGCATATTATCGCCCGCCACAGTAACGGCGATATCCGTTATGCTTTGAATATTTTAGAAATCTGTGCGATTGCCTGTGAAGGCACTATTACACAGGAGCTGGTTTCTCAATATTCTCAGTTTCCAAATATGAGTATGGACAGTGACGGTGACGGCTATTATGATGTATTAAGCGGTTTTCAGAAATCCATACGCGGTAGTGATGTTGATGCGGCTTTATATTATCTCGGCATCATGATCGAGGCAAATGACATGGAAAGCATTGAACGCCGGCTGCTTGTGACCGCCTATGAGGATATTGGCTTAGGCAATCCTGCCGCTGTAGCACGCTGTGCAACTGCTATTGATGCCGCAAAGCGTGTCGGATTTCCGGAGGCCCGTATCATACTGGCTGCTGCTATCATCGACCTGACGCTATCTCCGAAATCAAAGAGTGCCGAACATGCCATTGATGCCGCAATGAGTACACTGCGCCATACCTCCTACAGTGTTCCGGATTATCTGCGCTTCACACCTGTACATATGGATGATGATGAAAAGTATGACTATGAACGAAGTGATCTCTGGAATCGTATTCAGTATCTGCCGGACAGGCTGAAAAACAAACGGTTTTATGAACCAGAACTGACCTCCTCCTATGAAAAAATCCTCGCGCAGAACCTGGAGAAGCTGAGAAGGGTTCCCAGATCCAGCAACCTGAAGGAATTAAAGAAGAAATCATAA